The genomic interval tggcagttctATACTCAGTGGtacctccaacactgaaccctattatctacagcatgaggaacagggagatcaagtACGCTCTCAGAAAGGTGTTGCAACATGCACTATTCCAGCTTCAATAAAGCACACATCTTCCTCACttgattcccagtgatggttcttcATGTTTTATGCATActtgattctttgattctgtaagTGTTATACGGCAATCTGCAATGAAAGTTtgcaatttatttctcttcttctttcctgcctactttccattttctcactccaagagctcatgtaaacatcGAACCAGATTCCCCGAATACATTAAAAGATATCTTAAAGGTCAAAAAAAGACAATaccttttgtcttctctcttcctaccttgaCTGGGTCTGGGagaggtacagccacagacagcagaacAATGTACTATTTTCATTCCTCCTCcatttacactgccacagtgctctcacatcctctcatttgtgcaggtctgaaggtcttgtgtgtctcacgacagtcctgttgtctctacagcagcactccagggctgcagtcagtagccggcaatatgaacggctgtgtcagagctggtctccttgctggcactgccataacaataggccccttcagagcagggccagagaactggaggcctcttccagagctggtgtaaggaatatacctcaagagctgctccctgagaagacctcgagatcttctggtgctcttcactgagtgacagGGACAGTTTCAAGAGTCTAAATgagatctgtaagggactcaggacagtgctgtgctttagaATTTGTGGGTTGAAGTAAAGCTACTTACtgagacagagaataaaaaatgcGTAATCATTATGACAAGTacatgtatatttgtatttgcacacacatacatgttatatatatggtatattttcacatatagaCAATATATGCTGttgcaaacatatatgcatagatactaaTATGTACGCATATAAGTTTGCAACTCCAGGACCTGTggcaggggttttaacagccacagggttcactgtaggagctgtaGCAGCCGctgggctgttgcaggagcgCATCTCATTGCCATAtctggaatcaccacagaacCTGTGACAGAAACTGGGGCAGCCACTTGGCTGATTTGAAGGGTTATAGCAACCACATGGCTGTACCTGCTGGCACAGCGCACCTCCTCtgggaggaatttgtttcattgtGCTATAGCAAtacttggaacagctacaggacctgtagcaggagtgactgcagagctcattatgaAGGGAGGAGTACAGCGGGATCTGTCCCAGAGCTTGGAGCAACTACAGGATGTGCAGCAAAAACTTGGAGttgctgcagggtttgtgccaggagttgcagatgctgcagcactgtcagcagatccagctctcttccccttgaggatgctgaagagtgctgaacacagctcagtagttgtgggccaggccctggcacactgcagtcGTTTGTGCCTCTATGGGATTACCAGGGccacagcagaccttccccCATATTCTACCAGGTTCTCAGGATTCTGCAGTTGTTCAGAGATGAAGTTCCAAAGTTCTGGGTTGTGCCCACggctccaggcagctgcccagACCATCCCACAATCCCTGCCATGCAAAGCTGTCTCACCTTGGGGCAGATCTCTCAGTGATATTCTTGATTAATTGTTTAATCTGAGACAtaacctgaaacacattaaCGACATGTAGCAATGGGAGCGTGTAGGTTTGAGCTTCCCATggatagtcaaaatcctcaggagctaTTGGAACTAGCTCtggagctccagggaaagaagaagtgagagggaggctgagggactgctggaaagtgtcctcctttctctcctccataGCCAGACTCCCTGAAAAGACAAAGTATAGGGTGTAATTACTGATCATATCAACAATATTCCTTCCAAAACCTAAAGATGATCGTAGAGCTGAATGTGCACAAAAGTTTACTTTGTCAGCTGCCATTTTATCGTGATATAAACCAAGGTCAAacagcatagcaaaataaatacccGAATCCAGACCCCAGAGTTGACAAACaatgcagcagggaaaacaagcatcaagcaaggagctgtgcaatgcagcttCATGAGAAGACTCAACAAGTTCcacaaataaggaaacaatCAGCACCATGGCCAGCAAATTCTCCAGCTCATACAAAGCCCTGTGTTAACTCACGCTGGACAGATGTGCTGTTATCTCAACCCTTGGAGCCCCACATCGGGCACCAAAATGATGGTGGCTGTTGAACCCAGCAGGtgactcagcagcacacagtgctttgtgcactgcccagttcccagtgggatggggaagggaactggggggaaaaaagtacaaCTTGTGAGTTGAAATGAAGCTATTTACTAATAGAGAGATGAAAGGAGAGGTGTAATCGTCATGACTATATATCCAGATATATGGTATAGTACATTACAACTGATGCACAAGCACAtgctcagcagcaacagaaTGATGCACAGCTGGCCCctgagaagaagaagagagTGAAATGATCTCCCACCCCTTTCAATACTCCTTCTGCTTGCTGTCAGATGGTACGGAACGTCCCTTTGGCCACTTTAAGACAGCTGTCCTCAGTCTGTTCCCCCCAGTACCTTGAGCACTCCACTGACCATGGCACTGGCTCTGTACAACTTAGAAGCAGCTGCTTAGAAGCAGCTGTAAACATCAGAGTGTTATcaatgtttttctcctagaaccaaaacactgcACCATAGCAGACAGTCTGaggaaaacaattccatcccagctgtaactcagatacctgcctgtccccctcctcttgttcttcctgattaggaagcaaggaacagaatctgctgctctcctctctgagccctttccatcagttctcagctggctcctctgccatccccaggcagagctcagtgcgCTCTCACAGAGgtcagcagcctttcctcatcttccttggcCACCTGTCATAAAGAGTTTGTAACCCATTTGCTACAATCCAGAGGTGGGAACCATCCCACAATGTCTCCATGAGCCAAACCAGACCCTAGGCCTGCACATGCACAGAGATTTGGAGCTCACTGAGTGAATGTTTGTGGTCTTCTCATTGGTGTAAAgactcttcagaaagcatcccATTCCAGAAGCGTGATTTGATTTAGTCTGGCTGGGCATCATATCTACACCATGGTACTGGTGTTCagaaggtggcacacaggtACGAGACCCATTCTGGGGCTCACAGTTGTCCAGTGAGCACTGACACTACCAAGtcatggctttcctgaaggtcctcagctgcatttgtCAGCTGGCTGGGAGTGTGTTGGAGGCCCCATGGAAATGCCATTCAAACGTGAGCCCAGAACAAAGAAAGGTGTCACCAGTGAGAGAATGAAGATGTGTCACAGTTCTGGAAAACCTAAAGCTCTAGAATTTGCTATATATGGAGAATAGAGAAAgatctgtctcttcttctgGTGAGCTCATCTGTTTGGTCAGCTGAATAACACTGTACTCTCAGGTGCCCATTACTCGAAGATCTGATGTCATTTAGGATGGCCAAGAATACTCCCATGCCTTGTCTGGCCCCCACatgatgctcaggaaggaggtggctCACTCAGATGTTGTCTACCACAGCTTGCTGGCACTGCTAAACACATCTATGAGCACCACAGGCACCTTCTGCCCATTAAGTGTCCGTGTGTGAGCAAGTAACTTCCAGCTGAAGAAAGACCAAGGATTCAGACCAGGGGCTCACACAATACAGGCAACCCCTTGTTATCATCTGCTCCAAAGCAAGAGGAGTCCTATTTCCCATGGGTCTCTGGGGAAGTGAATCTGCTTTCAACCCCAACATTTTACATCTGGAGATGAGACATCTGCACTGATTGCCTCTGCTGAATGACAACTCTTCAAAGGGGAagtcacacagaatcacagaatcacggaattacctgtgttggaagggaacGCAATGATTATGaagcttcaacccccctgcctggcagggccaccaaacttccacatttactagatcatgtttcccagggtcccatccaacctggccttggacatctccaaggacggggcatccacaacctccctgggcagcctgttccaggacctcaccactctcctagtaaagaacttcctcctaacatccaacccaaatcttccctctttcaacttaaaaccatttccccttgtcctgctattgtcagccctttccAAGTGATTACTCCCCTCCTggttataggttcccttcagtgTTGGAATTCaacaaaagctgttcagagcagcagctgtggagcaagataaacagcacttcaggtactgaaaggaaTTCAGagggtccctgtccttgtctgtgtgtcttTTGTATTAAGGCCCAGGAGGAGAGTGTTGCTGCAACGCTAAGGAACTGCGTTGATTGAACGGCAAACCAGCTATGCTAACCCCCTATGTTCTGGACATCCACAGCTGAGGGTCATAAAGGACAGACACAGTGTTTAGAGCTGAATGCCAGTTAAACACTGTGCAACAAAATCTTATATACTGTGACACATGAGCACGCCAAGTACCCCTGACCCATATGTCCCACCCATGTGTGCGCCCCCTGGTGCGTGCAGGCATCACCCACAACACTGCAGCCCACCAGGTACGGACCAGCGCTGCCTACCAGTGCCCCGCAGCGCTCCCCACAAAGAGCGTTCCCGATGAGGCATTTACACTTCTGCTAAGCAAACACGATCTGTTAACAAAGTTATATAGTAAAAGAGTAAATCTCAAAGTTAAAAGTTAGGAATGTGGGCCCATAACCAAGTAGGATGTGTGGTTATGATAAGGGAAGAACATCCTGcataataaaaagaacacagcCCAAGAAGCCGGCCAGAACCAGACTACTTCAGTTAAATATGATGGGGTAAAAAGGACAGAGTGAGGAAGATTCTGAGCCTTTGCAAAGAAGACATCTGACTTCATTCCCACTACCACAAGAGCAAGACCCCATCTACAAACAGCTCATGTGCTAGAGGGAGGGGCAGAATGTAAATAGGTTCCTGTAAAATAAGGAATAAGAAGGTAAGTTCCAAAAAATTTGTTTAATATGTATCAGCTTGGCTTTTGAATAggtaacacttctgctttctggtgtGCAAGATAGGAGtgatcccccttgcacccggtGCCCAAAAATATAATATCTGCTTTATAACCTATCTCCGGGTTATAGAGTTTGCTTCCACAAATCAGAGCCATGCTTCTGACATCTGTCTATCCACTGGTAAATAACTGATCTGACATCCAAGTGCATTTAGCAGAAATGGCCCTGCTGTCTATCAGGAGCTTTCAGCCCTGGAGCCCCAGGGAAATCTCCAGGagaagcagtgaggaagagaaactcaaatcctcgggtgtgctgagctgggccagtctcctgggacacagggagctgatacaagtgggcagagctgcagagagacagctgtgcccaggagcagctcttgtgcacagcacagcctgcaggtgacagaaggagagggagaaagaggagagagctTCCAAGATGTGTATGGTGTGAACAGGCTGTGAACtaactgcaggagcattgctcacagatcatgacatggtaagtctcactgcataAGGgtatgggactctgccgcctgccaggctcagcactcagcctgcctggggagctgcccagggcgctgcagggagatgtgtggggggaaggagccccccggcagggcttgtgctgctacagctgctgcctggggcaggggatcacagctccactccacaactgaatgtttctggggGTACTTTGCAATTGTATAAACAaggcagggttttttttttttttttttgtttgtttgtttgttttttcctgtactgagggaaggaaaaaaggattgGAGGCCAAAATCTAAAAGCAGCTGTCACtgctctgagaatttttcttccatccGTTGGATGTTTTGTTATCCGTCACACGtgatttgctttctgtctctCCTTTCTCGCAGGTTGGAACAAGTTGTAATTATTATCATAATCTGaagacatgaataattcacaTAACCTGccaacaggcagctttttcAAATAGAGATTGAAGGGAATGAAGGCCGGGGTTGGGTGCTATAAGAGCAGATGGGGTAAAGACATCAGACATGAAACATATGAAACTATCCAGAGAGATGGCATAAGATCAGAAACTCAAAGGAAGTTTACAGCTTCACACGATTCTTCTGCTTAAGCAAGGCTGGAtttcatgaaattaaatgcaagtaCATGTGCTAAATGAACATTATAGTAAGAGAATCAACATATTTCATAGCACAGCAGAAGGACTGTCactgagaatggtctggacttgtcattatcttctgcactctgagcaggactccaagcccaggaacagcagatgcccaacagcagctccatcagcgagttcctcctgctgccgttggcagacacgcggcagctgcagctcctgcacttctggctcttgctgggcatctacctggctgccctcctgggcaacggcctcatcagcacagccgtagcctgcgaccgccgcctgcacacccccatgtacttcttcctgctcaacctggccctcctcgacctgggctgcatctccaccactctccccaaagccatggccaacgccctctgggacaccagggccatctcctacgcaggatgtgctgcacagatcttttttttcGTCTTCTTTCTCTCAGCAGAGTATGCcgttctcaccatcatgtcctatgaccgctacgttgccatctgcaagcccctgcactacgggaccttgatggacagcagagcttgtgccaccatggcagcagctgcctggggcactgtgcttctttgttctgtgctacacactgccagtacgttttcactgcctctctgccaaggcaatgttgtcaaccagtttttctgtgaaatcccccagatcctcaagctctcctgctctggcttctacctcagggaagttgtgcttctcatttttagtaCCTGTTTAGCCtctgggtgctttgttttcatagtggtgtcctatgtgcagatcttcatggccgtgctgaggatgccctctgagcagggacggcacaaagccttctccacttgcctccctcacctggctgtggtctccctctttctctgcactgctgttttTGCATACCTGAAgcctccctccatctcctctccatccatggacctgatggtggcagtgTTGTACTCAGTGGTGCCTCCAGCGGTGAACCCTCtaatctacagcatgaggaataGGGAGGTCAAAGATGCTGTGTGGAAAGTGATGacaaaatgtgtttcaaaatcAGTGAACGGCCGATCGTTTCGAATTCATGACTTATAATGCAGCTATTTACTGAATCAaagttttttattgtttgttctgTGCCATTTGATgtgtgtgatttatttattctttttttattattattattacttttattttttactgtaatgtttttcactaaaGCATTATTACTCAAATCAATTCCTATTCAACTTGTACCTTTGTATTGTAGCCCAGACACACTGTAcataaacatagaatcatagaattacccagcttggaaaagaccttgaagatcatcaagtccaaccacagtctAACGATTGtaccctaattctaacaaccctctgctaagtcatatccctgagctCTCTGTGAACCTGAGCAGAATAAAGGATATGCAGTGAATCTgtccttcttgtgagacatttctggagctgtgcGGGTCGCATGTTCTCAGAAGaccacagtccagcaggaagcacacagctgttcatcaaactgtgCAGTGGCTCCAGCCTGCAATAGCTAACTCGTCATCCCTGGGCCTGAACATCTTGTGTGTCTCATGACGGCCCTGTTGTCTCTACATCAGCACTCCGAGGGTGCAGTCTGTAGCCGGCAGTATaaacggctgtgtcagagctggtctccttgcttGCGCTGCCATAACATgagggccccttcagagcaggaccagagaactggaggcctcttccagagctggtttaaggaatatacctcaggagTTGCACCCTGAGAAGACAtcgagatcttctggtgctcttcaatgCGTGACAGGGTCAGTTTCAGGAGTCCCAAAgagatctgtaagggactcaggGCAGTACTGTGCTTTAGAATTTGTTGGTTGAAGTAAAGCTACTTACTGAGACAGAGAGTAAAAAGTGCGTAATCATTATGACAAGTacatgtatatttgtatttgcacacacacacgttaTATATATGGTATGTATGCATATAAGTTTGCAATTCCAGGACCTGTggcaggggttttaacagccacagggttcactgtaggagctgtaGCAGCCGctgggctgttgcaggagcgCATCTCATTGCCATATCGGGAATCACCACAGAACCTGTGACAGAAATTGGGGCAGCCACTAGGCGGATTCGAAGGTTTGGAGCGACCACATGGCTGTACCTCCTGGCATAGTGCACCTCCCCtgggaggaatttgtttcattgtGCTATAGCAGTACTTAGAACAGCTACAGGACCTGtagcaggagtgactgcagagctcattatgaGGGGTGGAGTGACAGTGGAACCTTtccagagcttggagcaacCGCAGGACATGTAGCAAAGCCTTGGAGATGCTGCAGAGtctgtgccaggagttgcagatgctgcagcactgtcagcagatccagctctctttcatttgaggatgctgaagagtgttgaacacagctcagtaggtgtgggccaggccctggcacactgcagtcatcTGTCCCTCTATGGGATTACCAGGCccacagcagaccttccccCATATTCTACCAGTTTCTCAGCATCCTGCAGTTGCTCGgagatgaagttccaaagcccTGGGGGTGCCCACCACTCCGGGCAGCTGCCCAGACCATCCCACACCCCCTGCCATGCAAAGCCGTCTCACCTTGGGGCAGATCTCTCAGTGATATTCCTGAACAATTGTTTAACCTCAGtcctgaaatcatagaatcaccaaggttggaaaagacgtaaaagatcatccagtccaacagttcacctattaccaatagctcccactaaaccatgtccctcaacacaatatccagTCGCTCCTTGAACCCCCCTCGGGCTGCTGGAAAAGACAGTGTAAAATGTGTCATTCCTAATCATATCGAGAATATTACTTCCAAAACCCAAAGATGATTGCAGATCTGAATGTTCTCAAAACTTCACTTTGTCAGCTGCCTATTTTATCGTGATATAAACCAAGGTCAAACAgcataggaaaataaatactgtaatCCAGCCCCCAGAGCTGACAAACaatgcagcagggaaaacaagcagcaagcaaggagctgtgcaatgcagcttCATGAGAAGACTCAACAAGCTCCACAAATAGGGAAACAATCATGGCCAGCAATTCTCCAGCTCCCACAGAGCCCTGTGTTATCTCACTCTGGACAGATGTGCTGTTATCTCAACCCTTGGAGCCACACATCAAGCACCAAAATGATGGCGGTTGTTGAACCCAACATGTGGCTCAGCAGcaacacagtgctttgtgcactgcctATTCCCAGTGGGATAGGGAACAGAACTGGAGCAAAAAAAACGTACATCTTGTGTGCTGAAatgaagctatttactaagacatATAAAAGGAGAGGTGTAATAGTTACCACTATATATCCATTTATATGGAATAGTATGTAACAATTGATGCACAAGCGCTTGCTCAGCACCACCACACTGATGCCCAGATGGCTGCtaggcagcagaagagaatgAGATGAACTCCCATCCCTTCCAGTACTCCTTCTGCTTGCTGTCAGATGGTATGGAAAGTCCCTTTGTCCACTTTAAGGCATCTGTCCTCACTGtgttccctccctgctccttgaGCCCTCCACTGAccatggccttggctctgtacagcactcCAGAGAttaccaagtccaacccccctgccaaagaaGGTTCCTTACaccatgtcatagaatcatagaatgaatcaccaagtttggaaaagacctaaaagatcatctagtccaatcttTCACCTATTACCagtagctcccactaaaccatgtccctcaacacaatatccagttattccttgaacacctccagggtcggtgactccaccacctccctgggcagtccattccactgcctgaccacccattctgagaagtaatattccctaatgtccagcttgaatttcccctgctgcagcttgaaaccattccctctggttctatcactaatgacataacagaagaggccaacacccagctcaccacaacctcccttcaggaagttatagagagcaatgaggtcttcctggccaccagggcacactgtcggctcatgttcagccaagcatcaatcaataccctCAGGTCCATTTCCACTACGCAGTCTTCcagccccaagcctgtagcgtcACCTGGGGTTGCTGTAGGTGAAATGCAGGGcttggcatttggtcttgttgaacctcatcccattggcttcagcccggcTCTACAGCCTGTTCAGATCCCTGTGTTCTTGGGAGAAAAAACCCTTTTCCTGGAATAAATTGAGATATTTTAGTgagatcatttttatttctgggataaatAGTGATATTCAGATGAAAAGTTTCTATATTTTGACATAAATTGAtattaaatgcagaaaatcttgcattttccattcaaaaatattgtttttgGGAGAAAGCAACACATTGTGTTAGAAAGAAtaattttgtgtagaaaatgacTTCATTTGTGGATGAAAAGttgtattttggaaagataGTGTCTTTTTTGATGGGATCAAATGTGATACTTGTAATCGtgttatctagatttacccgtgatagaggctgctgcccctggaaggagggaaatgaacaaaaacaatggcagcaatctaaggaaagaacttcttttactaaatacgaataatattggaatacaaggtgacacaatatgatacaatataactacaactactatatcaaacaagacagagaaagagaaagagagaaaaagagtccccgagaaccgggggcctactgcgatctctaggcgacaggctggaacgttgctgatagagggagacagcagggatggagcgctccaaagcgatagacagagcgaaaagaaggacgttccagcctgggagtgagattatatatgtgtcctcctcctggtgattcgtctctggccgcgtcgtcccctgggatatgtagttctccaagagctgagtactcaggatgctgccattccacagatctggagcatgaaccttccacacttccacataccctctgttacacttccacataccctctgttacacttccgtatgccattaacaactacactttcttatatCACCAAAAtagtttaccactatttgtaccctcagttaatgattcatactgcacatgatgtcatgatgtagaatactgacagcaacagcacaaaaccatgacattactaaacagagaaaatgtttcatttcttggATAAATTGTGATAATCGAGGGAAAATGTCAAAATTTTGACATAAATAGATATTCAGGAGAGAAACTGtcattttggagagaaaaaCGGGAAATTTGGGAAGAATGTATCATATTGTGCTAAATAGCGtaattttgtgtagaaaattgACATCCAATTATGTCAAAATTTAGACACTTTTCCCACGAATATCACtttttatcccagaaataaatcattttctctgACAAATATCACACTTAACCTCACCAAAGAGATACTTTCTCCCCAAAACACTAATATtcatcccaaaagaagacattttctacaCAGAATTAAACTTTTCAGCACAATTCTCTCCTTAATATCAATTTATGTCCAAATTTAGACCTTTACCTCCAGAATATCACAATGTatccaagaaataaaatgttttctttcaatatCTCACTTGATCCCaccaaaaagacattttctccccaGAACACCGCTATTCTTCCCCCCAAAagacattttctacacaaaattccttatttttatcACAATATGACAGTTTCtcacagaaatcacatttttctctccaaaaggacattttttctccttaatgtCAATTTATGTCAATATATAGATGTTTTCCCCTTGCATATCACATTTTttccaagaaataaaattatctcTGTTAAATATCACACTTGATCCCACCAAAAAGACATTTCCTTCCCAAAATATTGGTTTTCATCCCAAAAGAAGACcatttctacaaaaaaaaaaaaaaacaaacaaaaaaacgcTTTTTAACGCATTATGATTACTAtccaaaataatatttttgcctcAAAAATGACAAATTCTCCCCTTAATATCAACTTATGtccaaattcatttttctcctgaatATCAAAATTTAtaccagaaataaaatattttctctgttaaatgTCACACCTGATCCCaccaaaatcacattttctcctcaaaacactgtttttcatcCCCCAAAGAGGGCATTTTGTACACAAGAGTACTCCTTTTATCTCAGTATGAAGCTTTCtcactaaaataatttttttgtccCAAAACTATgaaaatttcttcatttaatatCAATTTATGCCcaaattttcacatttttctcacAAATATCACTATTTATCTCAGTAATAATATGTTGTCTGTCATTCTTTATGCcaggaaaaggatttttttctaacaaaaacactgcttttcatcccCAAATGAAGACAATTTATACAATAAATTACTCATTTTAGCACAATATGATGCTTTCACTCCAAAATTCCCGTTTTTCTCTCCAATATATGATCATTTCTCTCCTAAATATCAATTTATGTTAAAATTATGACATTTTTCTCCCATCTATCACAATTTATCcatgaaataaagcattttttctgttaaatatcaCACTAGATCCCAGCAAAAAGACATCTTCTcgacaaaacactgcttttcatcccCCAAAGAAGACGTTTTCTACACATAATTAATCTTTTTAgcacaaaatgatgctttctccACCAAATACCCTTTTTTGTCGCCAATATATGACGATTTCTCCCCTTAacataaaattatataaaaagTTCAATATTTTTCCCACAAATATCAGAatttatcccagaaataaaacattttctctgttaaatatCACACTTGATCCCGACAAAAATAGTTTTCTCCTCAAAACTCTGCTTTTCATCCCCAAATGAAGACTATTTCTTCAAAATTTCAACTTTTTAGCATAATGTTAAGCTTTTGCATGAAATATTAGtatttttgcatgaaaatacCCTTTTCTGTCTCCAATATATGTTCATTTCACCCCTTAATATCAATGTATGTAAAAACTTTGACATTTTCCCCCCGAATAGCACAatttatcccagaaataaaacattttctctgttaaatatCACGCTTGATCCCACCAAAAATGaattttctccccaaaacactgcttttcatccccagaagtagacattttttttacaaaatacaGCTTCTTAGCACAATGTGGTGCCTTCTCCCCAAAATTCCCATTTTTCTATCCAAAATGGAAATTTCTCTCCTTAATGTCAATTTATGTCCAAATTTTGACTTTTTTCACCTGGATATCACAACTTTTCCAAGAAATAGAATGCCTTCTGATAAATATC from Excalfactoria chinensis isolate bCotChi1 unplaced genomic scaffold, bCotChi1.hap2 Scaffold_68, whole genome shotgun sequence carries:
- the LOC140265165 gene encoding olfactory receptor 14C36-like, whose translation is MPNSSSISEFLLLPLADTRQLQLLHFWLLLGIYLAALLGNGLISTAVACDRRLHTPMYFFLLNLALLDLGCISTTLPKAMANALWDTRAISYAGCAAQIFFFVFFLSAEYAVLTIMSYDRYVAICKPLHYGTLMDSRACATMAAAAWGTVLLCSVLHTASTFSLPLCQGNVVNQFFCEIPQILKLSCSGFYLREVVLLIFSTCLASGCFVFIVVSYVQIFMAVLRMPSEQGRHKAFSTCLPHLAVVSLFLCTAVFAYLKPPSISSPSMDLMVAVLYSVVPPAVNPLIYSMRNREVKDAVWKVMTKCVSKSVNGRSFRIHDL